In a genomic window of Melitaea cinxia chromosome 27, ilMelCinx1.1, whole genome shotgun sequence:
- the LOC123666962 gene encoding zinc finger protein 728-like, with protein MGKTKKEIVDRCKCCLEEISLRNMWTEYYSEGQKEVYGEMLTDCFALAWEHPSETDAEYICETCICRLRDAFSFKKEILCTDQLLREKQKNVVTENIKQEEESDPEIETEYLSIEYLDEEDTGKEKSGIKVETSNTKLGKDELLLNSKTRKYTEDDLEKCLEAVRTKSLSQSKASILYNVPRKTISAALARPGTTSSKVVRTKRHEKRTHADREMAKKIHNKMFPEFENFGKDVSTIFDCSNATPIRCRGGVGYKCCFCPDEFPDAADLKKHTIEQHDSKTKRGLIKGKYLSTILVKLDITCLHCTLCKTDMNNLEQLIDHLITIHGKNIHRNIKNYILPFKFLGEELRCIICHSLFNKFKVLQEHMNTHFRNYICDDCDSGFVTRLILLNHIKCHQIGSFKCDYCSKTYDTHRKKTSHERAIHIHKSMLNKCGYCNEKFDKHKKREDHLVKVHGVRLVTFNCQACEKTFMTQRALRDHTKRDHLMEKHHACTECDKKFYRPCELSKHMVKHTGIKNYKCEVCLKSFLRWNTLREHLRIHANDRRFKCEHCGQTFVQKCSWRGHMRSKHGEGV; from the exons atgggAAAAACGAAAAAGGAAATTGTAGATAGATGTAAGTGTTGCTTAGAGGAGATAAGCTTGAGAAATATGTGGACGGAGTATTACAGTGAGGGCCAGAAAGAGGTCTACGGTGAAATGTTGACCGATTGCTTCGCATTAGCT tGGGAACACCCATCAGAAACAGACGCTGAATACATTTGTGAGACATGCATATGCCGGCTCCGAGATGCTTTcagttttaaaaaagaaatattatgtaCAGATCAATTGCTTAGAGAGAAACAGAAAAatg TAGTCactgaaaatattaaacaagagGAAGAATCAGATCCGGAGATCGAGACAGAATATTTAAGTATAGAATATTTGGATGAAGAAGACACAGGGAAAGAAAAGTCAG gtATAAAAGTCGAAACGTCGAATACGAAACTAGGGAAAGACGAATTATTATTGAACAGTAAAACAAGGAAGTACACGGAAGATGATCTTGAGAAGTGTTTAGAAGCTGTTAGAACGAAATCATTGTCGCAGAGCAAGGCTTCCATATTATATAATGTACCACGGAAGACGATCAGTGCGGCGCTTGCTA GGCCAGGCACCACCAGCTCAAAAGTTGTAAGAACGAAAAGACATGAAAAACGAACCCACGCTGATCGCGAAATGGCAAAAAAGATTCATAACAAAATGTTCCCCGAATTCGAGAACTTTGGTAAAGATGTTAGCACGATATTTGACTGTTCGAATGCTACGCCCATCCGATGCAGAGGCGGGGTCGGCTACAAGTGCTGTTTCTGTCCTGATGAGTTTCCAGACGCCGCCGatcttaagaaacatacaatcGAACAGCACGACAGTAAAACAAAAAGAGGTCTGATCAAAGGAAAATATCTCTCAACGATTCTTGTCAAACTGGACATAACATGCTTACACTGCACACTCTGCAAGACTGATATGAATAACCTAGAGCAATTAATAGATCATCTAATAACAATTCACGGTAAGAATAtacacagaaatataaaaaattacattctaCCGTTCAAATTCCTGGGAGAGGAACTCAGATGTATCATATGCCACTCTCTGTTCAACAAATTCAAAGTTCTACAGGAGCATATGAACACGCATTTTAGGAACTACATATGCGATGACTGTGACTCCGGTTTCGTGACTCGTTTGATTCTCTTGAACCATATAAAGTGTCACCAGATCGGGTCGTTTAAATGCGACTATTGCTCGAAGACATACGACACCCATAGGAAGAAGACATCCCACGAACGTGCCATCCATATCCATAAAAGTATGTTGAACAAATGCGGGTATTGTAATGAAAAGTTTGATAAACACAAGAAGAGAGAAGATCACTTGGTCAAAGTTCATGGCGTCAGATTAGTTACGTTTAACTGTCAAGCGTGTGAGAAGACGTTCATGACACAGCGAGCTTTGCGCGATCACACGAAGCGCGATCATCTGATGGAGAAACACCACGCGTGTACTGAATGCGATAAGAAATTCTATAGACCCTGCGAGCTATCGAAACATATGGTCAAACATACAGGCATTAAGAACTACAAATGCGAAGTGTGCTTGAAGTCGTTTCTGAGATGGAACACGCTTCGTGAACATCTAAGGATACATGCGAATGATAGACGGTTTAAGTGTGAACATTGCGGGCAAACGTTCGTCCAGAAGTGCAGCTGGAGGGGACACATGCGGTCAAAGCATGGAGAAGGTGTTTAG
- the LOC123666963 gene encoding zinc finger protein 501-like produces the protein MARNIQNQMFPEFENFGKDISILLDCSNATPIRCRGGIGYKCCFCPAEFPDATDLKRHTIDQHDSETKRGLIKGKYTSTVLVKLDITSLHCSLCKTDMSNLEQLIDHLIIIHAKNIHRNIKNYILPFKFHGEELRCIICYSLFNKFKVLQEHMSTHFRNYICDDCDAGFVTRMILLNHIKCHQLGSFKCDYCPKTYNTHRKKKSHERLVHVHKSMLNKCGYCNEKFDRYQKREDHLVKVHGVRSVTFNCQACEKIFVSQRALRDHTKRDHLMEKHHACNECDMKFYRPCDLSKHMVKHRGIRKFKCEVCLKLYVRRNTLREHMRIHANDRRFKCEHCEQAFVQKCSWRGHMRAKHGEGV, from the coding sequence ATGGCTAGAAATATTCAAAACCAAATGTTCCCCGAATTTGAGAATTTTGGCAAAGACATTAGCATATTATTAGATTGTTCGAATGCTACGCCCATCCGATGTCGAGGTGGAATTGGCTACAAGTGCTGTTTCTGTCCCGCTGAGTTCCCAGACGCCACTGATCTCAAGAGACACACTATCGACCAACACGATAGTGAGACCAAGAGGGGTCTCATAAAAGGTAAATATACGTCGACAGTTCTCGTCAAGTTGGACATTACATCCCTACACTGCTCGCTCTGCAAGACTGATATGAGCAACTTGGAGCAATTAATagatcatttaataataattcacgCCAAGAATATCCACAGGAACATAAAGAACTACATTTTACCTTTCAAATTCCACGGAGAGGAACTCAGATGCATCATATGCTATTctttattcaacaaatttaAGGTTCTCCAGGAGCATATGAGCACACATTTTAGGAACTATATATGTGATGATTGTGACGCTGGCTTCGTCACGCGAATGATCcttttaaatcatataaaatgtCATCAGTTAGGATCATTCAAATGCGACTATTGTCCGAAGACGTACAACACTCACAGGAAAAAGAAATCCCACGAGCGTTTGGTCCACGTTCACAAAAGTATGCTGAACAAATGCGGGTACTGTAACGAAAAGTTCGACAGATACCAGAAGAGAGAGGACCATCTGGTGAAGGTCCACGGAGTCAGATCTGTTACATTTAATTGCCAAGCGTGCGAGAAGATATTTGTGTCACAGCGAGCGCTTCGTGACCACACGAAACGTGACCATTTGATGGAGAAGCACCACGCGTGCAATGAGTGTGATATGAAGTTCTACAGACCATGTGATTTATCAAAACACATGGTCAAACATAGAGGAATCAGGAAATTTAAGTGTGAAGTGTGCTTGAAGTTATACGTCAGACGCAATACTCTACGCGAACATATGCGGATACATGCTAATGATAGACGGTTTAAGTGCGAACACTGCGAACAAGCATTCGTGCAGAAGTGTAGCTGGAGGGGACACATGCGAGCAAAACACGGCGAAGGTGTATAA
- the LOC123666964 gene encoding zinc finger protein 658B-like: MWYKKYRTKSNKCSSDATDTQSVGEDTLVAGEAEFLARFPRGSLRPLPTRATLEHRCKQFAHELDLLKGKKITPESIKSLVTDNSPQKVRHQVYMTEKLAHINNLSTILEHSNLTAFKTRRRSGFPCFYCRRIYENFDILRDHQYKDKCKSNMKKILYKSVMDRLVVYVHINEIKCTICDETLANLNELKQHLTNRHNKKLHSEYGDRIIPFKLTKGNEYECQTCGFNFETFGAIERHMNVHYRNFVCDQCGAGYVTQSRLKVHLKYSHIKGVFPCEICSKVFNTQYKHKCHVDAVHKMVKKNKCPKCPERFTDYFDRHQHMVEAHGEQPLRYRCNVCDTVFKRRYALSLHMKRRHLEVKDKECSLCSYKCHTIAELKAHMIKHNGERTYECMVCKKSYARKKTLKEHMRIHNNDRRFVCVVCGQAFVQNCSLKGHMKAHHADYVNGLPRS, encoded by the exons atgtggtataaaaaatatcgaaCTAAATCTAATAAATGTTCTTCAGACGCAACAGACACACAGTCGGTTGGGGAAGACACGTTAGTAGCTGGCGAGGCAGAGTTTCTGGCTCGATTCCCTCGAGGGTCCCTGAGACCGCTGCCCACCAGGGCGACCTTGGAACACCGCTGCAAACAGTTTGCTCACGAACTCGACTTATTAAAag GTAAAAAAATCACACCGGAATCAATAAAAAGTCTAGTAACAGACAATTCGCCGCAAAAAGTACGTCACCAAGTGTACATGACAGAGAAACTAGCTCATATCAACAATCTATCGACAATTCTAGAACATTCCAACCTCACAGCGTTCAAGACTAGACGTCGGTCCGGCTTCCCTTGTTTTTACTGCAGGAGAATATACGAAAACTTCGACATCCTCAGAGACCATCAGTACAAAGATAAATGCAAGTCAAATATGAAGAAAATTCTGTACAAATCAGTGATGGACAGACTAGTCGTTTACGTTCATATAAATGAAATCAAGTGCACGATTTGTGACGAAACTTTAGCCAATCTCAACGAACTAAAACAGCATTTAACAAACAGACACAATAAGAAGTTACATTCGGAATACGGCGATAGAATAATACCGTTCAAGTTGACGAAGGGAAACGAATACGAGTGCCAAACGTGTGGGTTTAATTTCGAAACTTTCGGAGCGATAGAGAGGCATATGAACGTGCATTATAGGAACTTCGTGTGTGACCAGTGCGGTGCTGGATACGTGACCCAAAGTCGACTAAAAGTCCACCTAAAATACTCGCACATAAAAGGCGTATTCCCATGTGAAATATGCAGTAAAGTTTTCAATACTCAGTACAAGCATAAGTGTCACGTGGATGCCGTTCACAAAATGGTCAAAAAGAACAAATGCCCCAAGTGTCCGGAACGTTTTACCGATTATTTCGACCGTCACCAACACATGGTTGAGGCTCACGGGGAACAGCCATTGCGATACCGTTGTAATGTCTGTGATACGGTCTTCAAGAGACGATATGCCCTATCGTTGCATATGAAAAGAAGGCATTTGGAGGTCAAAGACAAAGAATGTTCCTTGTGTAGTTATAAGTGTCATACGATAGCTGAATTGAAAGCTCACATGATCAAGCACAATGGAGAAAGGACCTACGAGTGTATGGTCTGTAAGAAGTCGTATGCTAGGAAGAAAACTCTAAAAGAGCACATGAGGATACATAATAATGATCGGCGGTTCGTTTGCGTTGTGTGTGGACAAGCGTTTGTGCAGAACTGCAGTCTGAAAGGGCATATGAAGGCTCATCACGCGGATTACGTTAATGGTTTACCACGGAGTtag
- the LOC123666965 gene encoding zinc finger protein 569-like, with protein MKWQWAAWLPVSQEDLWPLKQTCPGEEIRWIDDLRKIAGLSNNSKKDSLICTSCILRLRDASSFKKMVIEAERSLLSYGVIQLNPNVQLHNTKADGEKFVEIKKEKLDVNSEGSDFEQNEINSDTDGLLEADTVTFTVKINTKCYTDSIKETFCKIKNNNRTEKLAYIHNTMIILENSNATPFKPKHQDGFPCFYCRMIFDDVIIMREHQQKHTKTELKRVLRSYGAENFVVYVDVTNLKCTICEQNAENLNELKSHLIKEHKKKIHNYPDRVVPFKLSSNIFECQVCKCNFETFGSIERHMNLHFRNYICKECGTGYVTKCRLKVHSKQHIGGSYPCNTCKKVYTTPIKLKNHIDVVHNMIKRFKCAKCDERFTEYFRRQKHMVEVHGVAPLEYKCNVCEKTFDRKYMLSMHMKRDHLEERDYQCEMCSYTCFSKNELKVHMIKHNGERIFECTVCKKSYARKKTLREHMRIHNNDRRYACKACGQAFVQNCSLKGHIKSHHPGLLAT; from the exons atgaagtggcagtgggctgcaTGGTTGCCTGTGTCGCAGGAGGACTTATGGCCGTtgaagcagacgtgtcctggagagGAGATCCGCTGGATCGACGATctgcgtaagattgccggt ctATCAAATAACTCTAAAAAAGACTCTTTGATATGCACATCGTGCATTCTTCGATTACGAGATGCAAGCAGCTTTAAAAAGATGGTAATAGAAGCAGAAAGGAGTTTGTTAAGCTACGGAGTAATTCAATTAAATCCTAatg tacAGTTACATAACACAAAGGCAGATGGAGAGAAGTTtgtggaaataaaaaaagagaaattaGATGTCAACTCTGAAGGAAGTGACTTTgaacaaaatgaaattaattctGATACAGATGGCTTATTGGAAGCAGATACAG ttacatttacagtTAAGATCAACACAAAGTGCTACACAGATtcaataaaagaaacattttgcaaaatcaaaaacaacaacAGAACAGAAAAACTAGCCTACATCCACAATACGATGATTATTCTAGAAAATTCGAACGCGACTCCTTTCAAACCGAAACACCAAGACGGCTTCCCTTGCTTCTATTGCCGAATGATATTTGACGATGTGATCATAATGAGAGAACATCAACAGAAGCACACGAAAACAGAATTGAAGAGAGTGTTGCGGTCGTATGGCGCGGAAAATTTTGTCGTTTACGTGGacgttacaaatttaaaatgcacAATTTGCGAGCAAAACGCTGAAAATTTAAACGAACTAAAATCCCATTTAATAAAAGAACACAAAAAGAAAATTCACAATTATCCCGACCGTGTCGTACCATTCAAATtgagttcaaatatttttgaatgtcAAGTCTGTAAATGTAATTTTGAAACGTTTGGTTCGATAGAACGTCATATGAACCTACATTTCAGGAATTATATTTGCAAAGAATGCGGTACAGGTTATGTGACGAAATGTCGGTTAAAAGTGCATTCCAAACAGCATATAGGCGGTAGTTATCCATGCAATACATGCAAAAAGGTATATACTAcgccgattaaattaaaaaatcacataGACGTCGTGCACAATATGATCAAAAGATTCAAATGCGCGAAATGCGATGAGCGTTTTACGGAATATTTTCGGCGGCAAAAACACATGGTCGAAGTGCACGGTGTTGCTCCCTTAGAATATAAATGTAACGTTTGTGAAAAAACTTTTGATCGCAAATATATGCTATCGATGCATATGAAGAGAGATCATTTGGAAGAAAGGGATTATCAGTGCGAAATGTGCTCATATACGTGTTTTAGTAAGAATGAATTAAAAGTGCATATGATAAAACACAACGGTGAAAGGATCTTCGAATGCACGGTATGCAAGAAGTCGTATGCGAGGAAGAAGACACTAAGAGAACATATGCGAATACACAATAATGACAGAAGGTATGCATGCAAGGCGTGCGGGCAGGCTTTCGTGCAAAATTGTAGCCTTAAGGGTCACATCAAAAGTCATCATCCAGGGTTGCttgctacataa